TCACTTCGACTACGACGCCTACGTTGCCGCGCGGCAGCAGTTCAGCACCGATGAGTGGATTGACCTGCTGATACAGAGTATCGGCTTTAACCCGGAGATGTTCGGACGGCGCAGCAAGCTGACGCAACTGGTCCGATTGATTCCGTTCTGCGAACGGAACTACAACCTGATCGAACTTGGCCCCAAGGGGACGGGTAAATCCCACGTTTACTCCGAATTCTCGCCCCATGGGATCCTGGTATCCGGTGGTGAAGTCACTGTACCCAAGCTGTTTGTGAATAACTCCAGCGGCAAAATCGGCCTGGTGGGCTACTGGGACTGCGTAGCTTTTGATGAGTTTGCCGGCAAGCAAAAGCGCGTCGACAAGGCCCTGGTCGACATCATGAAGAACTACATGGCCAATAAGTCCTTCTCCCGGGGCGTGGAAACCCTGGGCGCCGAGGCGTCCATGGTGTTCGTGGGGAACACCCGGCATACCGTTCCGTACATGCTGAAGCATTCGGACCTGTTCGATGAGCTGCCGGACAAGTTCTATGACTCTGCCTTCCTCGACCGGATCCACTTCTACATCCCCGGGTGGGAGGTCGACATCATCCGGGGCGAGATGTTCTCCGACGGCTATGGCTTCGTGGTGGACTACCTTGCAGAAATCCTGCGCTCGATGCGGAACTACGATTATTCCGATCAGTACCGGGAGCACTTTACCCTCTCTTCGGATATCTCGACCCGTGACCGGGACGGTATCAACAAGACCTTTTCCGGCTTGATGAAGATCCTGTTCCCCCAGGGCGGAGCAACCAGGGATGAGGTTGAAGAAGTGCTGCGTTTTGCCATCGAGGGGCGCAAGCGGGTCAAGGACCAGTTACAGCGGATTGACACCACCTACGGTGAAGTACGCTTTTCCTACCAAGATCAGCAGGGCCAGGAAACGCTTGTCACCACACTTGAGGAGGAAGAGTACCCAGGCTACTACCACCAGACGGTTTCCACCCCTGATGACGGGGGGTTATACCCCGAGCCAGCAGCAGACGTTAAAGGTCGCGAGCCCAAGGAGCCCCTCGCCTCAGAACCCGTACTGGAGGACAAGCACCTGACCTTCCAGGAAAATCAAAAAGGCATTTCATTCGACGGTTTGTTTGGCGCATACCTGAAAGGAGCCAGCAAGATTACCGTCACAGACCCCTACATTCGGCTTTTCTACCAGATCCGCAATTTCATGGAGTTTCTCGAGGCCATCGTGAAGAACAAGGCCGAAGAGGATGAAGTGGCGGTTCATCTCGTCACCGTCCGGGACGAGTTCAAGGGTGACTTACAAGACGAGAGTTTTGAAAAAATCCAGGAATCCGCTCGCACCGTGGGCATCGACTTCACCTGGGAGTTTGACGAAAGCGGCACCATTCACGCCCGCCATATCGTTACAGACCACGGCTGGAAGATTTCACTGGATCGAGGGCTGGACATCTTCCAGCACTACGAGATGAATGAAGCCTTCGCGTTTGCCAACCGGTTGCAGCAGTTTCGCTCCAGCAAGGCCTTTGAGGTGACGTTTATCAGGCTGGGTTAACTGGATGATCTAGTCGGCTAACCCAGCCGGGTCACCACAGCGGAAAATACTTGGCCAGCTGAGCAGACTGCGAACTACCTGTCGATCCCCTCCTGCACGGCCCACACCGCGGCCTCGACCCGGGAGCGCAGGTTGAGCTTCTTGAGCAGGTGCTTGACGTGGACCTTGACCGTGCCTTCGGTGATGTCGAGCTTGCGGGCGATCATCTTGTTGGAGAGGCCGCCGGCCAGCTCGCGCAGGATTTCCCGTTCGCGCTGGGTCAGGCTGTGGATGTCCGGGGCCGTGGGCCTGCTGCGCTGGCTGCGCAGGGCCTCGGCCAGCAGGGCGGTGAGGCTCTCGCTGATCACCATGCGGCCCAGTGACGCCTGGCGCAGCTGGCGGATCATCTCGTCGGGGTCCATGTCCTTGAGCAGGTAGCCGTCGGCGCCGCCCTGCAGGGCGGCCACCACGTCCTCCTCGTGATCGGAGACGGTGAACATCACCACGCGTCCGGCATAGCCCTCATCGCGCAGCCGCTTGAGGGTCTCGATGCCGTTCATGCCGGGCATGTTGAGGTCCAGCAGCACCATGTCGGGGTCGAGCTCCAGGGCCAGGCGGATGCCCGTCTCGGGCTCGCCGGCCTCGCCGAGCAGCGCCATGTCATCCTCCAGCTCGAGCAGCTGGGAGACGCCGCGGCGCAGCAGCGGGTGGTCGTCGATGATCAGGATGCTGGCGGGGGCGTCGGGGGTCTTGTCGGTCATGCCTGGATCAGTTCCTGTTCCCGTGGTGGTCGGTGGCGATGGCGTCGAGGCGCGGGTCGACGGGGGTGGCGGGCACGCCGGCCTCGCCCACGTGTCGGCTGATCAGGCGCGCGGTCTGCGGGGTGAAGACCAGCTCGACCCGGGTGCCGCCGCCCTCGCGATTGCGCAGGGAGAGGCGGCCGCCCAGGGTCTCGGCGCGGTCGCGCATGATCACCAGCCCGTAGTGCATGGGCGGCGAGCTGTCGTCCGAGAGGCCCACGCCGTCATCCTCGATGATGACGTGGAGCCGGGCGGCGTGGAAGGTCACCGACACCGCCGCCCAGTGGGCGTTGGCGTGCTTGACCACGTTGGCCAGCGACTCCCGCACCACCTGTAGCACGTGGATCTCCTCGTTGGGATTGAGCAGATGGGGCGGCAGGTCGACGGTCAGGTCGATGCGGGTCTCGAGGCGCTCGCCGAACTCGGTGACGGTCTGGCGCAGGGCGCTGGCGAGTCCCGGGCCCTCGAGCTTGAGGCGGAAGGTGGTGAGCAGCTCGCGCAGCTGGCGGTAGGCGCTGTCCAGGCCGGTGCGCAGCTCGTCGAACACCGGGGCCTGGATCTCCGGCCCCACCCCCTTGGCCTGCATGCGCTCCAGACGGGCCACCTGCATCTTCAGGTAGGAGAGCGACTGGGCCAGGGAGTCGTGGAGCTCCCGGGCGATGATGGTGCGCTCGTTCATCAGCGTGACCTGCTGCTGCTCCTCGATGCGCCGCTGCAGGTAGATGGCGGTGGCCAGCTGGTCGGCGAGGGCGTTGAGCAGGCGGCGCACGCTGTCGGGCAGCGGAGAGCTCTTCGGATACCACACCTCCAGGGTGCCGAGCATCAGGTCGCCCACGCTCACCGGCAGCAGCAGGCACTCCCCGGCCTCGGTCTCCTGGAGCTTGAGCGGCTGGGGGTCAAGCAGGCAGGCGTGGCAGTCGTGGTCGCGGCAGTACTCGGGGCGGCGCGCCGAGTGGGTGGCCAGTATCGGGATATCGCGCTCGTCGTGGGGGTCGTGGAGCGAGAGCCGGATGGGGCCGATCTGGAGCAGCTGCTCCAGGCGGCGCAGCATGGGGGCGGCGCTGGCGCAGAGATCGTTGCCGCCGCCGTAGAGGGCGCGGCTGCCGTCATGCATTACCTGCATGGCGCGGTTGCTGCGCTCCAGCTCCGCCTTCTTGCTGGAGGCACGGGCCTCCAGCTCGGCATAGCTGGCGCCGAGCTCCTCGGCCATGGCGTCGAAGGTGCGCCCCAGCAGGGCCAGCTCGTCGTTGCCGGTGAGCCGGGTGCGGTGGCCGAAGTTACGGTGGGCGGCCTCCCGGGCCAGCACCACCAGGTGGCGCAGCGGCATCACCAGGTTGTGGCGGATATCGTAGAGGGCGATCACCACCACCACGGCGGTGAGGCCCAGGAAGAGGATCTGCAGGGCGCTGAGCAGCTGGATCTTCGACTCGCTGTTCTGCTCGAGGAGGGTGACCATGGCGTCGATCTCGGCAACCAGCTCATCGAGGGTCTCGCGCAGGGAATCGGGCTCCACCCCGCCGCCGGCGGTGGCCAGTGCCACCTGGGGGGCCAGCTCCTCGGCCCAGCGTGCCTGAAGCCGGTGGTGGTGCTCCCGCAGGGGGTGGTCCTCGGCGTCGGGCAGGGCGCCGGTGAGCTCGACACTGGCCAGGCGCTGCTCGAAGCGCTCGGCCAGCTCGGTAACCCGCGCTCGAGCCGCCTCGCCTGGCTGCTGATCAAAGCGCTGGAGGGCGCTGACGATCTGGTAGGTGTTCATGCGCAGCGAGCCGGCCACGTTGATGGCGGCGGCGTCGCCGCGGCTGTCCGAGGCCACGGTCATGGTCACCACGATGCTGACCAGCGCCAGGGCGCTGATGGCCAGCAACGAGGCGATGATCCGGGCCACCAGGGAGTGTCGCAGCAGTTTCATTGCGCCTCGCGATCCTGCATGAGTCAGCCAGTCTACTACACCCATGGGGGTATGACGCCTACCCCCTATGCCCCTTTGACCCGGCGGGCCACCCTACCGAGACTTCCCCCTACTCCTTTTCGTTCCCCGGCCCGCGATCATGCCTGCTGCCTACCCGCCAGACCTGGACCTGGATCCTGCCGGGGGCCATCGGCCCCTGGCCGTCGTGCTGCTCTCGCCGCTGGCCTTCGCGCTGGTGTTCGCCAGCTGGACCATCTTTGCGGTGCTGGGGGTGGAGCTCAAGGGCGTGCTGGGATTCGGCGAGGCCCGCTTCGCGGTGCTGCTGGCCATGCCCATGGCGATGGGCGCCCTGGCCGCGCTGCCCATGGCGCTGCTGGCACAACGACTAGGCGGGCGGCGGGTGATGATCGCCTGCCTGCTGCTGATCTGCCCCTTCCTGTGGGGGCTCTCCCACTCCCGGGACTACTACCACTTCCTGCTGGCCGGTGCCGGCCTGGGCCTCGGCGCCGGGTCGCTCTCGGCGGGGCTGGTCTATGTGGCGGGGCTCTGCCCACGGCGCCACGCTGGTCTGGCGTTGGGCCTCTATGGCGCCGGCATGGTGGGCGCAGGGCTCAGCTACCTGCTGCTGCCGCTGGTCAGCCAGGCCTATGGCTGGCGCAGCGCGCCGCTGCTCTACCTGCTGCCGGTGCTGGTGGTGGCCGCCCTGCTGTGGCTCTTTGCCGACGACCTCGAGGCGGAGCCGAGCGCTCGCCCCGCGCGGCCGCTGCCGCTGGCGGCACTGCTGGCCCGCCTGGCCTGCTGGCGGCTGTGGCGCCTGGCACTGGTCTACAGCTTCTTCTACGGCGCCTTCGTGGCGCTGGCACTGTGGCTGCCGGCCTATCTGAGCGCCCAGTACCACCTCGAACTCAAGCAGGCCGCCCTGACGGCGGTGCCCTTCGTCCTGGCGGTGGGTATCGGCCAGGTGATCGGCGGGGCCTGGGCCGATCGGCGCGACTTCCGTGCCCTGCGTTGGTGGGTCAGCGCCTTCGTGCTGGTCTGCCTGTTCCTGCTCTCCTACCCCCCCTTCACCATGCGGGTCGAGGGGGTGCATGCCCCCATCACCCTGCACTACGAGGCGCCGCTGTGGGGCTTCCTGCTGTTGCTCTCGCTGATGGGGGCGGCCATGGGGGTCGGCAAGGGCAGCCTGATGCGCCTGATCCACCGCGACCATCGCGACGAGATGCCCCTGGTGGGCGGCCTGGCGCTGAGCCTGGGCGGGCTCTTCGCCGCCCTGCTGCCGCTGGTCTTCGTGGTGGGCAACGAGTGGGTCGGCATCCGCACCGCCGGCTTCATGTTCCTCTACGGCTCGCTGGTCGTGTGCATGCTGGTGATGGTCTGGGACCACGCCAGCGGCCGCGCCGGGCGGGCCTGAGCCGTCGCGCTTATCCCCCTCGTTCGGCGGGCCTATCACCTTGGGGGTAGAGGGGCGGTATATGGAGGTAACCGGGCAGTAATCCGTCGATTGTTCGCCCAGAATCCTCTGCAAGGTTCCTGTCTGGCGTGCGGTTCACTGCGCCACGCTGCACGACAGGCCGGGTGGCCCAGGGCGGTCACACCCACTTTCCAAGAAGCCTGGAGATCGACCATGAGTCACTTCATTGATCGGCTGAACTTCTTCCGCAAGGCCCGCGAGCCCTTCGCCAACGAGCATGGCGAGACCCGCGAGGAGTCCCGCGGCTGGGAGGACAGCTATCGTCAGCGCTGGCAGCATGACAAGGTCGTGCGTT
The Halomonas alkalicola DNA segment above includes these coding regions:
- the brxL gene encoding BREX system Lon protease-like protein BrxL, which gives rise to MSTLDQKINEHFPGLVVRKDLVKTVKGNAIVPSYVLEYLLGQYCATNDEATIQTGIETVKEILAKHYVHRNEAGLVRSNIKEKGRYKVIDKISVALNEKTDAYEAQFSNLGIKKVLVDSGTVKAHPKLLVSGVWCIADIEYVFSEDQNVSPWILSTLKPIQLSHFDYDAYVAARQQFSTDEWIDLLIQSIGFNPEMFGRRSKLTQLVRLIPFCERNYNLIELGPKGTGKSHVYSEFSPHGILVSGGEVTVPKLFVNNSSGKIGLVGYWDCVAFDEFAGKQKRVDKALVDIMKNYMANKSFSRGVETLGAEASMVFVGNTRHTVPYMLKHSDLFDELPDKFYDSAFLDRIHFYIPGWEVDIIRGEMFSDGYGFVVDYLAEILRSMRNYDYSDQYREHFTLSSDISTRDRDGINKTFSGLMKILFPQGGATRDEVEEVLRFAIEGRKRVKDQLQRIDTTYGEVRFSYQDQQGQETLVTTLEEEEYPGYYHQTVSTPDDGGLYPEPAADVKGREPKEPLASEPVLEDKHLTFQENQKGISFDGLFGAYLKGASKITVTDPYIRLFYQIRNFMEFLEAIVKNKAEEDEVAVHLVTVRDEFKGDLQDESFEKIQESARTVGIDFTWEFDESGTIHARHIVTDHGWKISLDRGLDIFQHYEMNEAFAFANRLQQFRSSKAFEVTFIRLG
- the narL gene encoding two-component system response regulator NarL, yielding MTDKTPDAPASILIIDDHPLLRRGVSQLLELEDDMALLGEAGEPETGIRLALELDPDMVLLDLNMPGMNGIETLKRLRDEGYAGRVVMFTVSDHEEDVVAALQGGADGYLLKDMDPDEMIRQLRQASLGRMVISESLTALLAEALRSQRSRPTAPDIHSLTQREREILRELAGGLSNKMIARKLDITEGTVKVHVKHLLKKLNLRSRVEAAVWAVQEGIDR
- a CDS encoding type IV pili methyl-accepting chemotaxis transducer N-terminal domain-containing protein, whose product is MKLLRHSLVARIIASLLAISALALVSIVVTMTVASDSRGDAAAINVAGSLRMNTYQIVSALQRFDQQPGEAARARVTELAERFEQRLASVELTGALPDAEDHPLREHHHRLQARWAEELAPQVALATAGGGVEPDSLRETLDELVAEIDAMVTLLEQNSESKIQLLSALQILFLGLTAVVVVIALYDIRHNLVMPLRHLVVLAREAAHRNFGHRTRLTGNDELALLGRTFDAMAEELGASYAELEARASSKKAELERSNRAMQVMHDGSRALYGGGNDLCASAAPMLRRLEQLLQIGPIRLSLHDPHDERDIPILATHSARRPEYCRDHDCHACLLDPQPLKLQETEAGECLLLPVSVGDLMLGTLEVWYPKSSPLPDSVRRLLNALADQLATAIYLQRRIEEQQQVTLMNERTIIARELHDSLAQSLSYLKMQVARLERMQAKGVGPEIQAPVFDELRTGLDSAYRQLRELLTTFRLKLEGPGLASALRQTVTEFGERLETRIDLTVDLPPHLLNPNEEIHVLQVVRESLANVVKHANAHWAAVSVTFHAARLHVIIEDDGVGLSDDSSPPMHYGLVIMRDRAETLGGRLSLRNREGGGTRVELVFTPQTARLISRHVGEAGVPATPVDPRLDAIATDHHGNRN
- a CDS encoding MFS transporter, which codes for MPAAYPPDLDLDPAGGHRPLAVVLLSPLAFALVFASWTIFAVLGVELKGVLGFGEARFAVLLAMPMAMGALAALPMALLAQRLGGRRVMIACLLLICPFLWGLSHSRDYYHFLLAGAGLGLGAGSLSAGLVYVAGLCPRRHAGLALGLYGAGMVGAGLSYLLLPLVSQAYGWRSAPLLYLLPVLVVAALLWLFADDLEAEPSARPARPLPLAALLARLACWRLWRLALVYSFFYGAFVALALWLPAYLSAQYHLELKQAALTAVPFVLAVGIGQVIGGAWADRRDFRALRWWVSAFVLVCLFLLSYPPFTMRVEGVHAPITLHYEAPLWGFLLLLSLMGAAMGVGKGSLMRLIHRDHRDEMPLVGGLALSLGGLFAALLPLVFVVGNEWVGIRTAGFMFLYGSLVVCMLVMVWDHASGRAGRA